The genomic segment CGGAGCGTATTCTGCTCGAACACCCCCACCCCGCCCTCCGACTCACCGAGCTGCACGAGCTCCTCGCCGAGCGCTTCGACCGAAGCCTCGAACAATCGCGGCTACGCGGGATGCTCGAGGCACACCCAAAGGTGTTCCGAGTGCTCGATCCGTGGCGCGGCGCGTGGAGGAGTCCGGTGCAGCCACGGGCGGCTCTGTATGCGGCCGACCCGTGGGTCATCATCGTGACACATCCCGATGGAGCCGACCACTCGCAGGGACCAACGGCTCTGAAGCTGAGGGAGAGCGTTCGTTGGCTGGCGCACGACATCGACGCGCGCTCGGCCTACGAAGTCAATCGCTGGTACGCGATCGTTCTGGCCGAACGGCAAGCGCGCAGTGTCATCCAGCGAAAGGCGGCTTGAACGCTAGCAGCCCGTGGTGGAAGTACCACGGGCTGCCAGGCATGAAGCCTGTCAACCGGTGGAATCGAAGAGGAGCGAACGCCATTCACCATCTCGGTCGATCGCCCGGCACGTGAAGCCGAGCTGTTCCGTCTCCTCACGCAGCTCATCGCACTCGTGATCGAGGATTCCTGAGAGCACGAGCCAGCCGCCAGGTCGCACAGCGGCCCGGAAGCCGCCGATCAGCGGCCGCAAAAGGCCGGTCTCGAGGTTGGCCACGAGGCCGTCAACCGGACCCCATGCCTCGAGCTTCTCGGCATCGGCCCATTCGATGAGCACGGCCACCCGGTCCGTCCCGCCGTTGTTCTGCAAGTTCGCGTGTAAAGCCTCGGCCGAGAGCTCGTCGGACTCCACCGCGGTTACGTGAGCCGCGCCGAGAAGTACCGCCGCCACCGACAGAATCCCGGACCCGGCTCCGACGTCGAGCAGTCGATCGCCCGGTGATACGGCACGGTCGAGCAGCCTGAGGCACCCACGCGTCGTGCCATGCTCCGCGGTGCCAAACGCCATCCCCGGATCCAACACTATGACCAGGTCCTCCGGTCCGGCCCTGAAGTCGGTCCAGGACGGACGCACCACCAGCCGGTCGGTGATCCGGCGCGGAGCAAGCCCCCGCTTCCAGGTCTCGGCCCAATCCTCGTGAGCCTGCCACCGAGTCCGGAGCTCCAAGTCTGCTAGTCCGGTCATCGCCACGAGTGCGTCCCGGACGTCCGTGACAAAAGCTTCCGGGTCATCGGGTTCGCGTACGTGCGTCACGCACCACCCGTCCTGTTCTACCGCAGCGCGCCCCGCCACATCGACGAGCCCCTCCGCGAGGAGCGGGATCGACTCCTCCACGGAAGGGCAGCGCACGCTCAACTCCAGCCAGCGTCGGCTCGCGTCACTCATCCGCCAGAGAACGCCTCCTTCACCCGAGACCAGAACCCCTTGTGCGAGCGCCGGCGAATCCGCTCTGGCGCGGGCGACTCGACCTCACGGAGGCGACGCATCGCCTCCTCCTGCTCAGGCGTGAGCTCGTCAGGAGTCCAAAGCAATATCTTGAGCAGTTGATCTCCACGGTGGTGACCATTGAGCTCGGGGAGGCCGAGTCCCCTCAACCTCAGAAGGTCACCGCCCTGGATCCCCGCCGGCACCGTCACTCGCGCGGTACCGTCGATCGTAGGCACTTCGATCTCGTCGCCGAGTGCGGCCTGCCCGAACGTGATCGGTAGTTCGTGAATCAGGTCGGGACCGTCCCGAACGAAGCGCGGATCGTCTTCCACCTCCAGTAGGACCACGATATCTCCGCGCGGACCACCCCGCGGGCCGACGCTTCCTCGCCTGCGAAGCGTGAGGAAGTTCTCCGACGTGACGCCGGCAGGGACCTCCACCTCGATCTCTGTTTCGCGCCGAGCCCGCCCCTCGCCACGACACGCGTCGCAGCGCTGCTCGATCACACGCCCTTCGCCCTGGCAGGTCTGGCAGGGCTGTACACTCACGAACTGTCCGAACACCGAACGCTGGACGTGCCGCTCTTCACCGGAGCCGCCGCATACGTTGCACAGAGTTGGTGCGGTGCCCGCCCGCGCTCCCGAACCATCGCAGCTTCTGCACTCTTCGAGCAGCGCGACGCGCAAGGTCTTGGTGACCCCGTGAGCAACTTCGGAAAGCGTCAGCGGAAGCCGGATTCGAACAGTCTGAGCCTTGCGCGATGCTGTACGCTGCCCGCGGGCGCCGCGCATGCCGAAGATGTCCTCGAGCCCCGAGAAGCCGCCGAAGTCGCGCATGAAGACGTCGACCGCGTCGCTGAAATCGAAGCCACCCATGCCGCCCGGCCCCGCTCGACCCTTGAGGCCTTGCTCCCCATATCGGTTGTAGGTCGCGCGCTTGTCGGGGTCACGCAGGACTTCGTACGCCTGCGTGACTTCCTTGAAGCGCTCCTCGGCCTCCTTCGAACCCTGGTTGCGGTCGGGGTGAGACTCGAGCGCGAGCTTTCGGTACGCTTTCTTGATCTGCTCCGTGTCCGCATCGTGCGGCACGCCGAGCAGTTTGTAGTAGTCGGACATCTATTTCCTTCAGAGCCCCAGAAGTTTCAGAACTTCAGCTCTGCAGCATGCGTGTCACGAGTGTCGACGTGTAGTCCACGATCGTAACTATCTTTTCATAAGGCATGCGCGTCGGGCCGATCACGCCGATCACGCCCCTGAGGTCGCCCGTCCTGTACTCCGAGGTGACGAGCGTAAAGTCGGCGAGCTCGCTGCTGTCGTGCTCGCCGCCGATCGTGATCACGACGCGACCCCGGTGCTCGCGATTACCCACGGTCCGCGCGAGAAGATCCCGACGCTCGGTCAGCTCGATGAGGCTCTTGAGCCGATCACCGCTCTCGAACTCCGGCTGCGCCGCCAGCACGCTTGCGTGCCCGAGATGGATGTCGGTGCCATCCAAGTCCCTGAGGTCGAAGAGCTCAGCTCCCGACTGCACGAAGATGTTGAGAAGCTCAGCCGCCTCCGCTTGCCCGCCATGTGAGTCCCGCAGACGCTGCGGCAGCGTCCTTCGAATCTCCTGCAGGCTCAGGCCGGCAAGCCGCTCGTTCAAGGCGAGCGTTAGGGTCACCAACGCCTTCTCGGGGACTTCCACAGGGAGGTCGACGTACACGGTACGCACGACACCGCCACGTATCGTCACCACCAGAAGAACCTTGTTGGACGAGACCTGGATCAACTCGAGCTTCTCGAGCACCGCATCGTCGAGGCGCGGCGCCAGCGCCACACCCAGCTCGTTCGATAGGAGGCTTAGCGCTCGCGTAGCGTGGCGCACCAGTCGCTCGACCGCAGACCCCGCCACGTCGAGCTCGCGCTCCAGACTCGAGCGTTCGGCCTCCGTCAGAAGGATCGGTTCCATGAGCCGATCCACGAAGAAGCGGTACGCGATGTCGGTCGGGACACGGCCTGCCGAAGCGTGCTGGCGGAAGAGGTAGCCCTCCTCCTCCAGGTCGCTCATGGTGTTGCGGATCGTGGCAGCGGAGATGCCGAGGCTGAACTTCCGGGAGATCGTGCGGCTCCCCACCGGCTCGGCCGTATCCACGTAGGTGCGTACCACAGCATCCAATACGTGGCGTTCTCGGTCGGTCAGTTCGTCGCCGACCAGCTCTCGTTTGTCCATCCCGCTCATCTCCGAAGATCGAGAGTCGCGGATCGCGGCGTCAACCCAGGGCCGCATCGCTCGAGCTCAACCACAAGCTCGTCGAGCAAGAGCCAGCCCTCTGCGTTCAGCCGCAGCGCGTCTTCCGACGTCAGCGTCCATCCACGGCCTGACCATGCGCTCGCCAGGCCCCGTTGCCGCTCGTCGAGGTCCATGAGCGGCACGCCTTCGCTCGTGCGAAGCCCGAGCCAGAGACGCTCGAGCCTACGCGCATCAGCGTCAACTGTCTCGCGGTCGTCCTCGGGCACGTTGCCCGCGCGCGCGCGCTCACTGTACGAGGGCCACTCACGGAGATTCCAACGCCGCACGGGAGCTGCGAAACTGTGCGCGCCGTTCCCGAGCCCGAGGTACGGACGGCCGTCCCAGTACACCGCGTTGTGGCGCGACCGATGGCCCGGAATGGCAAAGTTGGACACCTCGTAGTGCTCGTATCCCGCGGCGCCGAATAGTTCGGCGGCGAGCA from the Gemmatimonadota bacterium genome contains:
- a CDS encoding 50S ribosomal protein L11 methyltransferase; this encodes MSDASRRWLELSVRCPSVEESIPLLAEGLVDVAGRAAVEQDGWCVTHVREPDDPEAFVTDVRDALVAMTGLADLELRTRWQAHEDWAETWKRGLAPRRITDRLVVRPSWTDFRAGPEDLVIVLDPGMAFGTAEHGTTRGCLRLLDRAVSPGDRLLDVGAGSGILSVAAVLLGAAHVTAVESDELSAEALHANLQNNGGTDRVAVLIEWADAEKLEAWGPVDGLVANLETGLLRPLIGGFRAAVRPGGWLVLSGILDHECDELREETEQLGFTCRAIDRDGEWRSLLFDSTG
- the dnaJ gene encoding molecular chaperone DnaJ, with translation MSDYYKLLGVPHDADTEQIKKAYRKLALESHPDRNQGSKEAEERFKEVTQAYEVLRDPDKRATYNRYGEQGLKGRAGPGGMGGFDFSDAVDVFMRDFGGFSGLEDIFGMRGARGQRTASRKAQTVRIRLPLTLSEVAHGVTKTLRVALLEECRSCDGSGARAGTAPTLCNVCGGSGEERHVQRSVFGQFVSVQPCQTCQGEGRVIEQRCDACRGEGRARRETEIEVEVPAGVTSENFLTLRRRGSVGPRGGPRGDIVVLLEVEDDPRFVRDGPDLIHELPITFGQAALGDEIEVPTIDGTARVTVPAGIQGGDLLRLRGLGLPELNGHHRGDQLLKILLWTPDELTPEQEEAMRRLREVESPAPERIRRRSHKGFWSRVKEAFSGG
- the hrcA gene encoding heat-inducible transcription repressor HrcA, with amino-acid sequence MDKRELVGDELTDRERHVLDAVVRTYVDTAEPVGSRTISRKFSLGISAATIRNTMSDLEEEGYLFRQHASAGRVPTDIAYRFFVDRLMEPILLTEAERSSLERELDVAGSAVERLVRHATRALSLLSNELGVALAPRLDDAVLEKLELIQVSSNKVLLVVTIRGGVVRTVYVDLPVEVPEKALVTLTLALNERLAGLSLQEIRRTLPQRLRDSHGGQAEAAELLNIFVQSGAELFDLRDLDGTDIHLGHASVLAAQPEFESGDRLKSLIELTERRDLLARTVGNREHRGRVVITIGGEHDSSELADFTLVTSEYRTGDLRGVIGVIGPTRMPYEKIVTIVDYTSTLVTRMLQS